GAAAAAACTTTTCTATAATTTTTCTACCATACCTGTTAAAAATCTTTTGCAATTCCGCTGAAAGCTCAGAAATGTCTGTTTCAGAATCATTCATAATTATTTCTTCAAACTTTTCAATTAAAACAAAAATGTCTTCACCAAACTGGTCAATTAGTTCTTCATATGTTATACTTTTTGACAAGAGGACTCCCTCCTTAATTTTGTTTTGGGTGAATCTAAAACAATTATATCAGGGGGAGTCCTCTTTTTTAATGCCAGATACTTTTTTCAGACAATTATAACTTTGACCCTACAACTATTTTACACTAAGGAGAAGTTCATAATCAGGGTCAGTATATGTTTTGATGAAGGTATGACCTGGTTTTTCCAGAAATAGATAACATGGCTCAAATATAATTTTTGGGAAAAATATTTTTCTGAGGGAAACTCAAATCCAGGGTGATTTCATGTCTTTGAACAGCACTGAAATAACAGGTCAAATTGAGACAATTACCTATACAAATCCGGAAAATAGTTATACTGTTGCCAGAATTAATGTCGAAGATGAGGATGATATGGTCACAGCGGTGGGTTATCTTCCCTCGGCAGAAGTCGGTCAGGTGGTGACTCTTGAGGGAAAATGGGTCATACATCCTAAGTACGGTCATCAATTTGAATTTAATTCTTACAGCTACGATGTACCGACCTCAAAAGAAGGCATACAGAAATACCTGAGCTCCGGACTCGTCGAAGGAATTGGTCCGGTTATGTCGGAGAGAATTGTAGATGAATTTGGGAAAAATGCCCTGGAAGTTATTGATGAAGACCCCGATAGATTACTGGAAGTTGAAGGAATAGGAAAAAAGCGTTATCAGGAGATCAAAAGCTCCTGGGAAGAGCAAAAAGAGATAAGAGATATTATGGTTTTCCTGCTCTCCTGTGGTATCAGTCCGACTTATGCTGCCCGTATTTTTGAGAAGTATGGCCAGGAAGCGGTTAAAAAAGTGGAAAGAAACCCTTATAGATTGGCTCGTGATATTCGGGGAATTGGATTTAAAAGAGTTGATGAAATAGCCAAAAATATGGGCATTGAGGGGGATAATCCTGAAAGAATCAAAGCAGGCATAAGTCATGTTCTCGACGAGGCAATTGATGAGGGGCATGTTTTCCTGCCCAAAGAGGAACTGGAAGAAAGAGCTTTCCAGGCACTGCAGGTAGAAAAAAACAAAGTTGAAAATGTTCTGAATCGAATGTTTAAAAATGATGAACTCGAGATAGAAACCTTATCAGAAAAAAATTTACAGGCGGTGTACTTACCTGCTCTTTATCGAGCAGAAAAAGGTATTGCCGATAAATTATCGAGATTACTTCATTTTCCTTCTCAAGACATAAATTCATCTTTTTCAGATATTCTCAAAGTTGTTGAAAAAAATTCTAATATCATTATTTCTGATGAACAGCGCCGGGCAATAAAAAAATCGATGAGAGAAAAAGTGAATGTTATAACCGGCGGTCCGGGCACGGGCAAGACCACAATTCTAAAAGTGATGATTGCCATCTTTTCCAGGGCTGGTTATAAAGTCAGGCTGGCAGCTCCTACAGGAAGAGCAGCTAAAAAAATGGAAAGTTCAACCGGTCATCCAGCCGAAACTATTCATAGGCTGCTTGATTTTAATCATCATCAGGGAGGCTTTCAAAAGGACGAGGAGGATCAGATTGAAGGAGATATTATAATAATTGATGAAGCTTCAATGCTCGATAGTCGTTTGATGTATAATCTGATGAATGCTGTACCGGAAAAATCTAGTTTGATCCTGGTTGGAGATGTTAATCAACTTCCACCGGTTGGTCCTGGCTATGTGTTGAGAGATATTCTGGATTCAGATGTTATTCCAAAATCCAGATTGACCAAAATATACAGACAGGCGGATGAAAGTCTAATTGTATTGAATTCTCATAGAATAAATTCCGGTTATATGCCTGTGATGGATTCTGCTGATGATGGTTCCAACCTGAGAGATTTTTATTTTGTACAGGAAAAAGATAAAAACAGAATTCTCAATATGATGCTTAAAATAGTCACTGAAAGAATACCCGGTCGCTTTGGGTTTGATCCAATTGATGAAGTGCAGGTATTAAGCCCAATGCGCAGAGGGATTTTAGGTGTTGACAATTTAAACAAAAAGCTGAAAGAAATTTTAAATTCCGGCAAAGACAATGATAGGAAAGATTTGAAATCTGGAAACAACGTATTTCACAACGGCGATAAGGTTATGCAGATAAAAAATAATTATGAGCTGGAAGTTTTTAACGGCGATATTGGTCGAATTCACTTCGTTGATCGGGATAATAAAAAGCTCCAGGTCGATTATTCGGGCAGAAAGGTTACATACTCCCATAAACAACTGCAGGAGTTGACACTGGCCTATGCCATCACCGTTCATAAATCTCAAGGTTCAGAATACCCTGCTATGGTGATGCCCGTCAGCACCCAGCATTATGTTATGCTGCAGAGAAAATTGATATATACCGCTTTAACTCGAGCTGAAAATCTTGCAGTAATGGTGGGATCCAAAAAGGCTCTGGGAATGGCTGTGAACAATAATAAAGATGAGAAGAGGTTTTCTTATCTGGATGGTCGTTTAAAAAATTTGCTGGCCTGACTGCTGTCATTATTCTGCAAAGGGGGTATTATGATGGTCGAGATGGAAGGTACGGAAGTAGAGGGGCTTATCAGTTCTCTTGAAACCTGGTTTTTTAACGATATATTGATTCTGGATAATTTAATATCATTTTTGGTATTTTTGTTACTAATAGCCCTGACATTTTTTCTTAAAAAGAAGCTTTTAATGCAGGGAGAGAGAGTTCTACAGTTTTTGCCCGAGAGGCTTTTTGAAACGGCCAAAGAGTTTTGGGAAGAAATTTATCTGGCCTTCACCCTGGCATTTCTGGTGGGACTTTTTAATATATTGGCCGCAATATTGGAGCTGCCAGCAGCCATCACTTACATAGCCGGATATCTGCTGGCGGCATGGTTGATAATCAAATTTATCACCTGGTTTTTACCTGATACGATCTTGGTCCAGATAATTTATTATCTTGTCTGGATTGTGGCAGCTTTAAATATTCTGGGAATTTACGACATGGTTATAAATTTTCTGGAAGGAATTGAACTCAACCTGGGTGAACTGCAGCTTTCAGTCATGTTGGTTATCAGGGGGACCCTTGTTTTTGCTCTTTTATTCTGGATAGCCAGCTGGTTTGAAAAATATTTAAGAAAAAACCTTGATCAAAGTGATAATTTAACCCCTTCTGTCAGAGTTCTTCTGCAGAAAATATTGCGAATGTTAGTTTATATAGTGGCCTTTTTTATTGGCTTAACCAGCGTAGGGATTGATCTTGGAGCCTTTGCATTTATTGGCGGTGCTATTGGTGTTGGCCTGGGTTTTGGTCTGCAAAAGATAGTATCTAATTTTATAAGTGGTATCATAATAATCCTTGATAAATCTATTAAACCAGGAGATGTGGTGGAAATAGATGAGGTTTTTGGAGAGGTGAGATCTTTAAACTCGCGCTTTGTCTCAGTAGTAACTCGCTCGGGCAAAGAATTTTTGATTCCCAATGAGCATTTTATCACCAACCGGGTAATAAATTGGTCCTACAGCAACGATCTTGTCAGAATAGATCTCGATCTGGGAGTTGGCTACAACAGCAATTTAAATCAGGTTAGAGAATTAGTGTTACAGGCAGCAGAGGAGAACAGCAGGATTCTGAAAAGACCGAAACCTGTGTGTCTGGTTAAAGATTTTGGCGATAACACTGTTGATTTTCAGCTGAGATTCTGGATTAAAGACCCCGAAAACGGGGTGGACAACATAAAAAGTGAAGTGATGTATGAAGTCTGGGATTTATTTCATGAACATGACATAAATATTGCTTTTCCTCAGAGGGATCTTCATATGTCCTCTATATCAAGTGATGCTGCCAAGACCATGAAGGAAATATGGAGTAAGGATGAATAATTGAGAGATGTAGACAAAAACTCAAATAAGAAATATTTTGTGAGCCATTAAAAATCCCCCTTCCACTCAACATGAAGGGGGATGAAAATTATGGCTTTGTTGGGTTTTAATTTGCAGATATTAATTTATTATTCGGGCAATTAATAGGCTTCCTTCGAATAGAACTATTAATGGGCCGGCCAGCAAACTCTGAGTTATTATATCCGGAGGTGTTAGCAAAGCTCCGGTGACAAAAATCAGTACAATCACGTATTTCCTCATCGATGTCATGGTCTCG
This DNA window, taken from Halarsenatibacter silvermanii, encodes the following:
- the recD2 gene encoding SF1B family DNA helicase RecD2; its protein translation is MSLNSTEITGQIETITYTNPENSYTVARINVEDEDDMVTAVGYLPSAEVGQVVTLEGKWVIHPKYGHQFEFNSYSYDVPTSKEGIQKYLSSGLVEGIGPVMSERIVDEFGKNALEVIDEDPDRLLEVEGIGKKRYQEIKSSWEEQKEIRDIMVFLLSCGISPTYAARIFEKYGQEAVKKVERNPYRLARDIRGIGFKRVDEIAKNMGIEGDNPERIKAGISHVLDEAIDEGHVFLPKEELEERAFQALQVEKNKVENVLNRMFKNDELEIETLSEKNLQAVYLPALYRAEKGIADKLSRLLHFPSQDINSSFSDILKVVEKNSNIIISDEQRRAIKKSMREKVNVITGGPGTGKTTILKVMIAIFSRAGYKVRLAAPTGRAAKKMESSTGHPAETIHRLLDFNHHQGGFQKDEEDQIEGDIIIIDEASMLDSRLMYNLMNAVPEKSSLILVGDVNQLPPVGPGYVLRDILDSDVIPKSRLTKIYRQADESLIVLNSHRINSGYMPVMDSADDGSNLRDFYFVQEKDKNRILNMMLKIVTERIPGRFGFDPIDEVQVLSPMRRGILGVDNLNKKLKEILNSGKDNDRKDLKSGNNVFHNGDKVMQIKNNYELEVFNGDIGRIHFVDRDNKKLQVDYSGRKVTYSHKQLQELTLAYAITVHKSQGSEYPAMVMPVSTQHYVMLQRKLIYTALTRAENLAVMVGSKKALGMAVNNNKDEKRFSYLDGRLKNLLA
- a CDS encoding mechanosensitive ion channel family protein, with product MVEMEGTEVEGLISSLETWFFNDILILDNLISFLVFLLLIALTFFLKKKLLMQGERVLQFLPERLFETAKEFWEEIYLAFTLAFLVGLFNILAAILELPAAITYIAGYLLAAWLIIKFITWFLPDTILVQIIYYLVWIVAALNILGIYDMVINFLEGIELNLGELQLSVMLVIRGTLVFALLFWIASWFEKYLRKNLDQSDNLTPSVRVLLQKILRMLVYIVAFFIGLTSVGIDLGAFAFIGGAIGVGLGFGLQKIVSNFISGIIIILDKSIKPGDVVEIDEVFGEVRSLNSRFVSVVTRSGKEFLIPNEHFITNRVINWSYSNDLVRIDLDLGVGYNSNLNQVRELVLQAAEENSRILKRPKPVCLVKDFGDNTVDFQLRFWIKDPENGVDNIKSEVMYEVWDLFHEHDINIAFPQRDLHMSSISSDAAKTMKEIWSKDE